Proteins found in one Sorghum bicolor cultivar BTx623 chromosome 1, Sorghum_bicolor_NCBIv3, whole genome shotgun sequence genomic segment:
- the LOC8065821 gene encoding alpha-galactosidase 1 isoform X3 encodes MASARPLPWGGTAGTTSSATATARWSSGRPLTHSCRLDSLLSATDTSTSMIAGQSQNVMLRGIWWPTPRRSRRGSRRWRITSTARGSSSGSTPTPGSRPAPRCSPGPSATRSRTPRPSRHGEDHVICDVFIGITQGVDYLKYDNCNNGDLKPLERYPEMSRALMKVGRPIYFSLCEWGDMHPAKWGAAYGNSWRTTNDIADTWDSMIATADQNEVWAEYARPGGWNDPDMLEVGNGGMTNSEYVVHFSLWAISKAPLIIGCDVRHMSQETYDILANKEVIAVNQDPLGVPGKKVRMEGSSEIWAAPLSEYRTAVVLLNRHAKDQATITAHWDDIGLPAGTPVEATDLWLHETVDATFTDTMSFDVAPHSCRMFVLKPNIHIR; translated from the exons ATGGCCTCGGCTCGGCCCCTCCCATGGG GTGGAACAGCTGGAACCACTTCCAGTGCGACGGCAACGGCGAGGTGGTCATCAGGGAGACCG CTGACGCACTCGTGTCGACTGGACTCGCTGCTCTCGGCTACAGATACGTCAACATCG ATGATTGCTGGGCAGAGCCAAAACGTGATGCTAAGGGGAATCTGGTGGCCAACACCAAGACGTTCCCGCAGGGGATCAAGGCGCTGGCGGATTACGTCCACAGCAAGGGGCTCAAGCTCGGGATCTACTCCGACGCCGG GTTCCAGACCTGCGCCAAGGTGCAGCCCGGGTCCCTCGGCCACGAGGAGCAGGACGCCAAGACCTTCGCGGCATGG GGAAGATCATGTGATTTGTGATGTGTTCATTGGCATCACGCAGGGAGTGGATTACCTCAAGTACGACAACTGCAACAACGGCGACCTCAAGCCGCTGGAGAG GTACCCGGAGATGAGCAGAGCACTGATGAAGGTGGGGCGGCCGATCTACTTCTCCCTCTGCGAATG GGGCGACATGCACCCGGCGAAGTGGGGCGCGGCCTACGGCAACAGCTGGAGGACCACCAACGACATCGCCGACACTTGGGACAG CATGATCGCCACGGCGGACCAGAACGAGGTGTGGGCGGAGTACGCGCGCCCCGGCGGCTGGAACG ATCCGGACATGCTGGAGGTGGGCAACGGGGGCATGACCAACAGCGAGTACGTCGTGCACTTCAGCCTCTGGGCGATCTCCAAG GCGCCTCTCATCATCGGCTGCGACGTGAGGCACATGTCGCAGGAGACGTACGACATCCTGGCGAACAAGGAGGTGATCGCCGTCAACCAAG ACCCGCTGGGCGTGCCGGGGAAGAAGGTTCGGATGGAGGGCAGCAGCGAGATCTGGGCGGCGCCGCTCTCCGAGTACCGGACGGCGGTGGTGCTCCTGAACCGGCACGCCAAGGACCAGGCCACCATCACCGCGCACTGGGACGACATCGGCCTCCCCGCCGGCACGCCCGTCGAGGCCACGGACCTCTGGCTG CACGAGACGGTGGACGCCACGTTCACGGACACGATGAGCTTCGACGTCGCGCCGCACTCGTGCAGGATGTTCGTGCTCAAGCCCAACATCCACATCCGGTGA
- the LOC8067104 gene encoding aquaporin TIP3-1, which yields MSTGARPGRRFTVGRSEDATHPDTIRAAISEFIATAIFVFAAEGSVLSLGKMYYHDTASTASGLVTVALAHALALAVAVAVAVNVSGGHVNPAVTFGALVGGRISLVRAVFYWVAQLLGAVAATLLLRLATGGARPPGFALASGVGDWHAVLLEAAMTFGLMYAYYATVVDPKRGHVGTIAPLAVGFMLGANVLAGGPFDGAGMNPARVFGPALVGWRWRHHWVYWLGPFLGAGLAGLVYEYLVIPSADAAPPHSTHHQPLAPEDY from the exons ATGAGCACCGGCGCGCGGCCGGGGCGGCGGTTCACGGTGGGCCGGAGCGAGGACGCCACGCACCCGGACACCATCCGCGCCGCCATCTCCGAGTTCATCGCCACCGCCATCTTCGTCTTCGCCGCCGAGGGCTCCGTCCTCTCGCTCG GGAAGATGTACTACCACGACACGGCGAGCACGGCGAGCGGGCTGGTGACGGTGGCGCTGGCGCACGCGCTGGCACTggccgtggcggtggcggtggccgtCAACGTCTCGGGCGGGCACGTGAACCCGGCCGTCACGTTCGGCGCGCTGGTCGGCGGCCGGATCTCGCTCGTCCGCGCGGTCTTCTACTGGGTGGCGCAGCTGCTGGGCGCCGTGGCCGCcacgctcctcctccgcctcgccaCGGGCGGCGCCCGCCCGCCCGGGTTCGCGCTGGCGTCCGGGGTCGGCGACTGGCACGCCGTGCTGCTGGAGGCCGCCATGACGTTCGGCCTCATGTACGCCTACTACGCCACCGTGGTCGACCCGAAGCGCGGCCACGTCGGCACCATCGCGCCGCTCGCCGTGGGGTTCATGCTCGGCGCCAACGTGCTGGCCGGAGGGCCGTTCGACGGCGCCGGGATGAACCCGGCGCGGGTCTTCGGCCCCGCGCTCGTCGGGTGGCGGTGGAGGCACCACTGGGTGTACTGGCTCGGACCCTTCCTCGGCGCCGGGCTCGCCGGGCTGGTGTACGAGTACCTGGTCATCCCGTCCGCCgacgctgcgccgccgcacagcACGCACCACCAGCCGCTCGCGCCGGAGGACTACTAG
- the LOC8065821 gene encoding alpha-galactosidase isoform X1, protein MAGGGGSSPARLALLLMAVAVVGGGGKVVQVEEAHRRSMLANGLGSAPPMGWNSWNHFQCDGNGEVVIRETADALVSTGLAALGYRYVNIDDCWAEPKRDAKGNLVANTKTFPQGIKALADYVHSKGLKLGIYSDAGFQTCAKVQPGSLGHEEQDAKTFAAWGVDYLKYDNCNNGDLKPLERYPEMSRALMKVGRPIYFSLCEWGDMHPAKWGAAYGNSWRTTNDIADTWDSMIATADQNEVWAEYARPGGWNDPDMLEVGNGGMTNSEYVVHFSLWAISKAPLIIGCDVRHMSQETYDILANKEVIAVNQDPLGVPGKKVRMEGSSEIWAAPLSEYRTAVVLLNRHAKDQATITAHWDDIGLPAGTPVEATDLWLHETVDATFTDTMSFDVAPHSCRMFVLKPNIHIR, encoded by the exons ATGGCGGGCGGCGGTGGTTCGTCGCCGGCAAGGCTAGCTCTGCTGCTGATGGCGGTGGCGGTCGTGGGTGGCGGCGGCAAGGTGGTGCAGGTGGAGGAGGCGCACCGGCGGAGCATGCTGGCCAATGGCCTCGGCTCGGCCCCTCCCATGGG GTGGAACAGCTGGAACCACTTCCAGTGCGACGGCAACGGCGAGGTGGTCATCAGGGAGACCG CTGACGCACTCGTGTCGACTGGACTCGCTGCTCTCGGCTACAGATACGTCAACATCG ATGATTGCTGGGCAGAGCCAAAACGTGATGCTAAGGGGAATCTGGTGGCCAACACCAAGACGTTCCCGCAGGGGATCAAGGCGCTGGCGGATTACGTCCACAGCAAGGGGCTCAAGCTCGGGATCTACTCCGACGCCGG GTTCCAGACCTGCGCCAAGGTGCAGCCCGGGTCCCTCGGCCACGAGGAGCAGGACGCCAAGACCTTCGCGGCATGG GGAGTGGATTACCTCAAGTACGACAACTGCAACAACGGCGACCTCAAGCCGCTGGAGAG GTACCCGGAGATGAGCAGAGCACTGATGAAGGTGGGGCGGCCGATCTACTTCTCCCTCTGCGAATG GGGCGACATGCACCCGGCGAAGTGGGGCGCGGCCTACGGCAACAGCTGGAGGACCACCAACGACATCGCCGACACTTGGGACAG CATGATCGCCACGGCGGACCAGAACGAGGTGTGGGCGGAGTACGCGCGCCCCGGCGGCTGGAACG ATCCGGACATGCTGGAGGTGGGCAACGGGGGCATGACCAACAGCGAGTACGTCGTGCACTTCAGCCTCTGGGCGATCTCCAAG GCGCCTCTCATCATCGGCTGCGACGTGAGGCACATGTCGCAGGAGACGTACGACATCCTGGCGAACAAGGAGGTGATCGCCGTCAACCAAG ACCCGCTGGGCGTGCCGGGGAAGAAGGTTCGGATGGAGGGCAGCAGCGAGATCTGGGCGGCGCCGCTCTCCGAGTACCGGACGGCGGTGGTGCTCCTGAACCGGCACGCCAAGGACCAGGCCACCATCACCGCGCACTGGGACGACATCGGCCTCCCCGCCGGCACGCCCGTCGAGGCCACGGACCTCTGGCTG CACGAGACGGTGGACGCCACGTTCACGGACACGATGAGCTTCGACGTCGCGCCGCACTCGTGCAGGATGTTCGTGCTCAAGCCCAACATCCACATCCGGTGA
- the LOC8065821 gene encoding alpha-galactosidase 1 isoform X2, whose product MASARPLPWGGTAGTTSSATATARWSSGRPLTHSCRLDSLLSATDTSTSMIAGQSQNVMLRGIWWPTPRRSRRGSRRWRITSTARGSSSGSTPTPGEIQDNPASASACPHHSGEQIVSAGSRPAPRCSPGPSATRSRTPRPSRHGEDHVICDVFIGITQGVDYLKYDNCNNGDLKPLERYPEMSRALMKVGRPIYFSLCEWGDMHPAKWGAAYGNSWRTTNDIADTWDSMIATADQNEVWAEYARPGGWNDPDMLEVGNGGMTNSEYVVHFSLWAISKAPLIIGCDVRHMSQETYDILANKEVIAVNQDPLGVPGKKVRMEGSSEIWAAPLSEYRTAVVLLNRHAKDQATITAHWDDIGLPAGTPVEATDLWLHETVDATFTDTMSFDVAPHSCRMFVLKPNIHIR is encoded by the exons ATGGCCTCGGCTCGGCCCCTCCCATGGG GTGGAACAGCTGGAACCACTTCCAGTGCGACGGCAACGGCGAGGTGGTCATCAGGGAGACCG CTGACGCACTCGTGTCGACTGGACTCGCTGCTCTCGGCTACAGATACGTCAACATCG ATGATTGCTGGGCAGAGCCAAAACGTGATGCTAAGGGGAATCTGGTGGCCAACACCAAGACGTTCCCGCAGGGGATCAAGGCGCTGGCGGATTACGTCCACAGCAAGGGGCTCAAGCTCGGGATCTACTCCGACGCCGGGTGAGATTCAAGACAACCCTGCTTCTGCTTCTGCTTGCCCACACCACTCGGGGGAACAAATTGTCTCTGCAGGTTCCAGACCTGCGCCAAGGTGCAGCCCGGGTCCCTCGGCCACGAGGAGCAGGACGCCAAGACCTTCGCGGCATGG GGAAGATCATGTGATTTGTGATGTGTTCATTGGCATCACGCAGGGAGTGGATTACCTCAAGTACGACAACTGCAACAACGGCGACCTCAAGCCGCTGGAGAG GTACCCGGAGATGAGCAGAGCACTGATGAAGGTGGGGCGGCCGATCTACTTCTCCCTCTGCGAATG GGGCGACATGCACCCGGCGAAGTGGGGCGCGGCCTACGGCAACAGCTGGAGGACCACCAACGACATCGCCGACACTTGGGACAG CATGATCGCCACGGCGGACCAGAACGAGGTGTGGGCGGAGTACGCGCGCCCCGGCGGCTGGAACG ATCCGGACATGCTGGAGGTGGGCAACGGGGGCATGACCAACAGCGAGTACGTCGTGCACTTCAGCCTCTGGGCGATCTCCAAG GCGCCTCTCATCATCGGCTGCGACGTGAGGCACATGTCGCAGGAGACGTACGACATCCTGGCGAACAAGGAGGTGATCGCCGTCAACCAAG ACCCGCTGGGCGTGCCGGGGAAGAAGGTTCGGATGGAGGGCAGCAGCGAGATCTGGGCGGCGCCGCTCTCCGAGTACCGGACGGCGGTGGTGCTCCTGAACCGGCACGCCAAGGACCAGGCCACCATCACCGCGCACTGGGACGACATCGGCCTCCCCGCCGGCACGCCCGTCGAGGCCACGGACCTCTGGCTG CACGAGACGGTGGACGCCACGTTCACGGACACGATGAGCTTCGACGTCGCGCCGCACTCGTGCAGGATGTTCGTGCTCAAGCCCAACATCCACATCCGGTGA
- the LOC8065822 gene encoding uncharacterized protein LOC8065822, with product MTPHLPAAVAVAVACSSSSASSTPTTTSRAAAYHHHHHHHLLDAAAAPPSSSPQHQYRRRRRRRVPGCLRPSRPSRAASVRCCAAAAPAPQAALPAAARAEAEATTRVFVVSDLHTDYPENMDWVRRLPAEVGAGKGHGVDALVVAGDVAETRDNFARTMEVLRERFAAVFYVPGNHDLWLRREGGRYMDSLEKLTALLDACSELGVDTGPRTIGDLGIIPLFSWYHKSFDKEKDVNSVRVPSLEMACKDFHACQWPSDLTNDDEALAVYFDKLNDKNHDAIEEVKRSSKQILTFSHFVPRQELCPEKRMLYYPYLPKVIGSDFLERRLRDIHSNRKDGAACHVFGHTHFCWDSVVDEIRYVQAPLAYPRERKRRMNSEGWLPFCVYRDGFNPEIYPALWSDYYNKNKREPENTQLAPWVASHFAKYHKFH from the exons ATGACGCCGCATCtacccgccgccgtcgccgtcgccgtcgcctgctcctcctcctccgcctcctccacgcCCACCACCACATCCCGCGCCGCCgcctaccaccaccaccaccaccaccacctgctcgacgccgccgccgcgcctccGTCGTCCTCGCCGCAGCACCAGtaccggaggcggaggcggcgccGGGTGCCCGGTTGCCTCCGCCCGTCGCGCCCCTCGCGCGCCGCGTCCGTccgctgctgcgccgccgccgcgcccgcgccgcaGGCGGCGCTgcccgcggcggcgcgcgccgAGGCGGAGGCCACCACGCGGGTCTTCGTCGTCTCCGACCTGCACACGGACTACCCGGAGAACATGGACTGGGTGCGCCGCCTCCCCGCCGAGGTCGGCGCCGGCAAGGGCCACGGCGTCGACGCGCtcgtcgtcgccggcgacgTGGCCGAGACCAGGGACAACTTCGCGCGCACCATGGAGGTCCTCAGGGAGCGATTCGCCGCCGTCTTCTACGTGCCAGGGAACCACGATCTCTGGCTGCGCCGCGAGGGCGGACGCTAC ATGGATTCGCTGGAGAAACTGACTGCATTGCTTGATGCGTGTAGTGAGCTGGGTGTGGATACAGGCCCAAGAACAATAGGTGACTTGGGAATCATACCTTTGTTCTCATGGTATCACAAG AGCTTTGACAAGGAGAAGGATGTTAACAGTGTGCGTGTCCCTTCGCTAGAGATG GCCTGTAAAGACTTCCATGCTTGCCAATGGCCTTCAGACCTGACAAATGATGACGAGGCTCTTGCTGTTTACTTTGACAAGCTGAATGACAAGAATCATGATGCTATTGAAGAAGTGAAAAGAAGCAGCAAACAAATATTAACATTTTCACACTTCGTACCAAG GCAAGAGTTGTGTCCGGAGAAACGTATGCTTTATTACCCATACCTTCCTAAGGTCATTGGTTCTGATTTTTTGGAGAGGAGGCTCAGAGATATACACAGCAACAGAAAAGACGGAGCAGCTTGCCATGTTTTTGGGCACACTCATTTCTGTTGGGATTCTGTGGTTGATGAGATCAG GTACGTGCAAGCCCCTCTGGCATACCCACGAGAAAGAAAACGCCGGATGAACAGTGAAGGCTGGTTGCCATTTTGTGTATACCGTGATGGTTTCAACCCAGAAATATACCCGGCATTGTGGTCAGACTACTACAACAAGAACAAAAGGGAACCCGAGAACACTCAGCTCGCGCCATGGGTTGCCAGCCATTTCGCGAAGTACCATAAGTTCCACTGA
- the LOC8065820 gene encoding alpha-galactosidase, with protein MARAPSWSSPLVLVLIIVATAVAAVTASEAIRVPAVGNWTEELRGAATTRRARQRHGWRSRRRTFENGLGRTPQMGWNSWNHFGCGINENLIKQTADALVNTGLAKLGYEYVNIDDCWAESDRDYQGNFVAHRQNFPSGIKALADYVHAKGLKLGIYSDAGTRTCSQKMPGSLDHEEQDVKTFSSWGIDYLKYDNCNDAGRSVMERYTKMSNAMKTYGKNIFFSLCEWGRENPATWAGSMGNSWRTTDDIADNWGSMTSRADQNDRWASYAGPGGWNDPDMLEVGNGGMSEAEYRSHFSIWALAKAPLLIGCDVRSMSQQTKDILSNSEVIAVNQDSLGVQGKKVQSNNGLEVWAGPLSNNRKAVVLWNRQGYQATITAQWSSIGLASSTAVTARDLWAHSSFSAQGQLSASVAPHDCKMYVLTPN; from the exons ATGGCGCGCGCCCCGAGCTGGTCGTCGCCCCTCGTCCTGGTGCTCATCATCGTGgccaccgccgtcgccgccgtgaCCGCGTCGGAGGCGATCAGGGTGCCCGCCGTCGGCAACTGGACGGAGGAGCTGCGCGGGGCCGCGACGACGAGGCGAGCCCGGCAGCGGCACGGGTGGCGCTCCCGGCGCCGGACGTTCGAGAACGGCCTCGGCCGTACGCCGCAGATGGG GTGGAATAGCTGGAACCACTTCGGCTGCGGGATCAACGAGAACCTCATCAAGCAGACAG cTGATGCACTGGTCAACACTGGTCTGGCGAAATTGGGCTATGAGTATGTTAATATAG ATGATTGCTGGGCAGAATCTGACAGGGACTACCAG GGAAACTTTGTTGCACATAGACAAAACTTCCCTTCTGGCATCAAGGCACTCGCAGATTATGTGCACGCAAAAGGGCTGAAGCTTGGCATCTACAGTGATGCTGG GACACGAACATGCAGCCAAAAAATGCCAGGATCACTTGATCATGAAGAGCAGGATGTGAAAACATTTTCATCTTGG GGTATTGATTATCTGAAATATGACAACTGCAATGATGCTGGCAGGAGTGTAATGGAGAG ATATACTAAAATGAGCAATGCTATGAAAACCTATGGAAAGAACATCTTCTTCTCGTTGTGTGAATG GGGAAGAGAAAATCCTGCTACCTGGGCAGGCAGCATGGGAAACAGCTGGAGAACAACTGATGATATCGCTGACAACTGGGGCAG CATGACATCTCGTGCAGACCAGAATGACAGATGGGCTTCCTATGCCGGACCTGGTGGGTGGAACG ATCCTGATATGCTTGAAGTGGGCAACGGTGGTATGTCTGAGGCGGAGTACCGCTCTCACTTCAGCATCTGGGCACTTGCCAAG GCTCCTCTTCTGATCGGATGCGACGTACGGTCGATGAGCCAGCAGACAAAGGACATACTCAGCAACTCAGAAGTCATCGCTGTGAACCAAG ATAGTCTTGGTGTCCAAGGAAAGAAAGTGCAATCCAACAATGGCTTGGAG GTTTGGGCTGGGCCACTCAGCAACAACAGGAAGGCCGTGGTGCTCTGGAACCGGCAGGGCTACCAGGCAACCATCACCGCACAATGGTCGAGCATCGGGCTTGCTTCATCCACTGCTGTCACTGCTCGTGATCTATGGGCG CACTCATCATTCTCGGCTCAGGGCCAATTATCAGCTTCAGTGGCACCTCATGACTGCAAGATGTATGTCCTGACACCAAATTAA